The genomic DNA CAAAAGTTATTTGAAGCGCTACACCGCACGAATAATGATAATGCGCAAGGGGAATACTACCTGACGGATGCAATTGAAGTGCTTAAACAGCAGGGCGCTACGATTGCTGCCTACAAGATGGCTGATTTTTCCGAATCAATGGGGGTTAACAACCGGGTTGCTCAGGCCGCCGCCACCAAGGTCATGCAACAACGCATTAACGAAACCCACATGCGTAACGGGGTGACGATTATTGACCCAGCTGCTACCTACATTGATGCAGACATTGAGATTGGCCCTGATACCATTATTGAACCGGGAGTACAGTTACAAAAGGGAACGAAGATTGGTCGCGATTGCGTGATTGGGGCCCACTCGAAACTAGTTAATTCCGTGATTCATGATGACGTAACGGTTACCTCGTCCACCCTTGAAGGGGCCGAAATGCAATCCCACTCAGACATTGGCCCAAACAGTCATCTCCGGCCGGGGGCGCACATTGGCGAACACGTGCACATCGGAAACTTTTGTGAGGTTAAACAGGCAGAGATTGGCGCCGGCACGAAGTTGGGGCACCTAACGTACGTTGGGAACGCTAAGTTAGGGAAAAACATCAACATTGGTTGTGGAGTGATTTTTGCAAACTACGATGGCAAGCACAAACACGAAACCACGGTGGGGGATGACGTCTTCATTGGTAGTAATGCAAACTTAATTGCCCCGCTTACGATTGCGGATCACAGTTTTATCGCAGCCGGATCAACGATTACGGATGACATTAACCAGTACGACATGGCAATTGCCCGGAACCGGCAAACGAATAAGCCAGATTATTACCAACGCTTACCGTTTAACGGAGCCGACTAAGTTTGCTGAAACAAGCGAAGCATAATATAATTTAGTTGAGATGATA from Fructilactobacillus ixorae includes the following:
- the glmU gene encoding bifunctional UDP-N-acetylglucosamine diphosphorylase/glucosamine-1-phosphate N-acetyltransferase GlmU; protein product: MATRNTIILAAGKGTRMKSKLYKVLHQICGKSMVDHVLTQVSQLNMDQIVTVVGFGAEAVEAELGKRTEYVVQDQQLGTGDAVLRAEPLLKNAEGTTLVISGDTPLFTATTLKNLFAYHEDKKATATILTSMAPDPTGYGRIVRNDLGIVEKIVEEKDADVEEKAIREINTGVYVFDNQKLFEALHRTNNDNAQGEYYLTDAIEVLKQQGATIAAYKMADFSESMGVNNRVAQAAATKVMQQRINETHMRNGVTIIDPAATYIDADIEIGPDTIIEPGVQLQKGTKIGRDCVIGAHSKLVNSVIHDDVTVTSSTLEGAEMQSHSDIGPNSHLRPGAHIGEHVHIGNFCEVKQAEIGAGTKLGHLTYVGNAKLGKNINIGCGVIFANYDGKHKHETTVGDDVFIGSNANLIAPLTIADHSFIAAGSTITDDINQYDMAIARNRQTNKPDYYQRLPFNGAD